Sequence from the Pararhizobium gei genome:
TTGAAAGCGGCACTGGAGGCAGCGCCCGCACCCGCCCCTCACTGGTTCGACCTTACGATACAAACCGCCTATACGATCAAGCCACACCAGATCGTCCATATTGCCGCCGTTCTCGGCCATATGGACAGCCGGCTACCGTCAATTGCGTCGAGGGCTTTTACCGCCGAGGGGCAGGAACTGCTCGCGCAAGCCATCGGCACACCCGGCATCAGGATCGTAGCAGACGGCCCCGGGCTCAACCGCATCGTCAGGCCTGAACCGCCGGAATGGCCTCACGTCACCCTGATCGTTCCGACACGCGACCGGGTAGACTTGCTTCGTCAATGCCTTCACTCTCTCTTGTCCATGACGGCCTATCCGAGCTTCGATATCATCATCGTCGACAACGACAGTTCCGAGCCGGAAACTCTTGCCTATTTTGCCGAGCTTGGTGGGCAACCGGACATATCGGTCCTGCCTGTTCCGGGTCCCTTCAATTTTTCGGCGCTCAACAACGCGGCCGTGCAACAGGCGCGCGGCTCCATCGTCGGTCTCGTCAACAATGACATCGTTGCCGTGGAGGAAGGCTGGCTCAAGGAAATGGTGCTCGAAGCCGCCCGCCCGGAGATCGGCGCCGTCGGAGCGAAGCTTCTATATCGGTCGGGGCATGTTCAGCATGCCGGCTTCGCCTGCGGCATCGGACTGGTGGGGGGACATCCCCACAAGTTTCGCGGGCGCGATGATGCCGGCTACATGATGCGACTTGCAGCGGCGCACCGCGTCTCAGCGGTGACGGCAGCCTGCCTGATCGTGGAAAAACGGAAGTATCTCGATGTCGGTGGCCTGGACGAAAGCCTGGCCGTCGCCTTCAATGACCTCGACTTTTGCCTGAAGCTTGGAGCGGCAGGCTATTTCAACCTGTTTACGCCTCGCGCGCAATTGATCCATCTTGAAAGTGTCACTCGCGGACTGGACACCACGCCAGAGAAAGAGAAGCGCTATCGCGACGAGGCGAGCATCGTCCTGGGCCGCTGGTCGAAAATCGTCAAAAACGATCCCTACTACAACATCAACTTGACCAGGGAACGCGAGGACTACTCCATTGGCCCATGACCGAGTGGCGAACAACTTGCCGGTTGCTTCGAGTTTCAGCCAACGGTAAGACTGCACCCAAACCACCGCTTGAATGGAAACAGACATTGATCTTCTCGCCCCTTTCGATTCCAGACGTCGTCCTTATCCAGCCGAAGAAGATTGGCGATGACCGCGGCTACTTCATGGAAACCTTCCGCCAGTCGCTGTTCGAGGAACAGGTCGCAGCGGTCGATTTCAAGCAGGACAATCAGTCGCTCTCCGCTGATGCCGGAACGGTGCGCGGCCTGCATTTCCAGCTCGAGCCACGGGCCCAGGGCAAGCTCATCCGCTGCATTGCCGGCGCCATCTTCGACGTCGCCGTCGATATCAGGGTTGGCTCTCCGACCTATGGAAAATATGTTTCGGCAGAACTGACGGCACAGAACGGTCATCAGCTCTGGATACCGGCTGGCTTTGCCCATGGTTTCTGTACATTGCAACCGGCAACCGAGGTCAGCTACAAGGTCACGGACTATTACAGCCCGGAGCATGACCGCGGCCTGCGATGGGATGATCCGGCGATCGGCATCGATTGGCCGGACGTGACCAGGACTGCCGTGGTTTCCGGCAAGGACAAGGTCCAGCCGCTCCTTACGGAGCTGTCAGAAAGCTTTTCATACATTCAAAAATAATTCATCATAATCTCTTTCAATACAGGTTTACCGATATGCGCGTTATTGTCACCGGAGGAGCTGGCTTCATTGGTT
This genomic interval carries:
- the rfbC gene encoding dTDP-4-dehydrorhamnose 3,5-epimerase, encoding MIFSPLSIPDVVLIQPKKIGDDRGYFMETFRQSLFEEQVAAVDFKQDNQSLSADAGTVRGLHFQLEPRAQGKLIRCIAGAIFDVAVDIRVGSPTYGKYVSAELTAQNGHQLWIPAGFAHGFCTLQPATEVSYKVTDYYSPEHDRGLRWDDPAIGIDWPDVTRTAVVSGKDKVQPLLTELSESFSYIQK